The Dehalococcoidia bacterium genomic interval TGCGGCTGCGCCATATGTCCCTTCTTGGGTGAAATAGGTTCCCAATACCAGGAGCGCAAATCCTCCGGCAGCAATCTCACTGGCGGCAGGTATTCTGGTAAAAATGGGTGTATAAAGGGAAATAAGCAACACTCCGATCAGGCCTATCGGCAGCATTGCCCAGCCGTATTGGGCGATGAAATAAATCCCAATGAGCATAACAACAGCAAGGCTCCTCAATCCAAGCAGAAGCACATCACTGGATTTGAGAGCGCCGGAAGATAGAATGCCACTGCCTCCGCTGAAAGGCGTGCGTTCCGTCTTCAGGTCTACACCGCTCTTATAGTCGAAATAGTCATTGAGCACATTCACGGTGATATGAGCGCACAACGCTCCGATAAACGCCAGGACAAAAGACAAACCGTGGAAGGCATTTCCATCGTAGAGGCTGGCGGCAATCCCTGCGAAAATGCAGACTGGGGTCAACAACAAGAACTGTGGCCTGGTTTCGGCCAATAAAACCTTTGCGTTAGCCATTCTGATCTTTCAAACCTCCCCGTTGAAGCAATGCGCCAAGCGTCCTTCGGCCTAAGTATCATATCAGCAGGTCAATGAGATATCAAGTCACTCACTCTACATGAAATACAGCCTTTTTGACTGTGATGAGACTTTCTACACTGACCAATATGCCAAAATGTATTAGCCTTTTAACAAAGTTGGACGTTCCACCAGTAATTCCTGCTCTCGGTTTAGATATGTGAAGCCT includes:
- a CDS encoding prenyltransferase, which gives rise to MANAKVLLAETRPQFLLLTPVCIFAGIAASLYDGNAFHGLSFVLAFIGALCAHITVNVLNDYFDYKSGVDLKTERTPFSGGSGILSSGALKSSDVLLLGLRSLAVVMLIGIYFIAQYGWAMLPIGLIGVLLISLYTPIFTRIPAASEIAAGGFALLVLGTYFTQEGTYGAAAVVSTVVTGLLIANLLLLNEFPDAEADKVGGRRHLPIILGPSTAAKIYCGIVLLSYVVIIGGVIAGILPVPALLGLLTLPMGIKAMKGAIKNHNKVGELVPSLGMNVLVVLLTPFLMSVGVVIGAAID